A genomic segment from Salvia splendens isolate huo1 chromosome 13, SspV2, whole genome shotgun sequence encodes:
- the LOC121761130 gene encoding uncharacterized protein LOC121761130 isoform X1 produces the protein MEIDFLGLNSSNYKLEQGNLKYPFLDPAGGVETSLSLSTSSSFNFSDKKKWEFASNEDEMQSSYDTICGLDKSHVTEQPSLLLVARPAFLQASGGGGFRYDVNDAATPNLRNLSLSAETNGYNTGNASNGISTGVSDPYILTEIGHTPTVAMARRATLARFLEKRLHRMNQARTSHMMGKSLGATNTEACETTITRNNNNKTNDPRRR, from the exons atgGAGATAGATTTTCTCGGCCTGAATTCCTCCAACTACAAATTGGAGCAAGGAAATCTCAAGTATCCATTCTTAGATCCAG CTGGAGGAGTTGAGACATCTTTGTCTCTCAGCACAAGTTCTTCCTTCAATTTCTCTGAT aagaagaaatgggaatttgcaagtaatgaagATGAGATGCAATCTTCTTATGATACAATTTGTGGTTTGGATAAATCTCACGTGACGGAACAACCTAGCCTACTTCTGGTGGCGCGGCCGGCTTTCCTCCAAGCCTCCGGCGGCGGGGGGTTTCGATATGACGTCAACGATGCTGCAACCCCCAATTTAAG GAACTTGTCTCTATCCGCTGAAACTAATGGATATAATACTGGAAATGCATCCAACGGCATCTCTACCGGAG TATCTGATCCCTACATTTTAACGGAAATAGGTCATACTCCAACCGTGGCGATGGCCAGACGAGCAACCTTAGCCAGATTCTTGGAGAAGCGATTGCACAG AATGAATCAAGCAAGGACATCTCATATGATGGGGAAATCACTGGGTGCAACCAACACTGAAGCTTGTGAGACAACGATTACcagaaacaacaacaacaagacCAATGACCCGAgacgaagatga
- the LOC121761130 gene encoding uncharacterized protein LOC121761130 isoform X2 gives MEIDFLGLNSSNYKLEQGNLKYPFLDPAGGVETSLSLSTSSSFNFSDKKKWEFASNEDEMQSSYDTICGLDKSHVTEQPSLLLVARPAFLQASGGGGFRYDVNDAATPNLRNLSLSAETNGYNTGNASNGISTGGHTPTVAMARRATLARFLEKRLHRMNQARTSHMMGKSLGATNTEACETTITRNNNNKTNDPRRR, from the exons atgGAGATAGATTTTCTCGGCCTGAATTCCTCCAACTACAAATTGGAGCAAGGAAATCTCAAGTATCCATTCTTAGATCCAG CTGGAGGAGTTGAGACATCTTTGTCTCTCAGCACAAGTTCTTCCTTCAATTTCTCTGAT aagaagaaatgggaatttgcaagtaatgaagATGAGATGCAATCTTCTTATGATACAATTTGTGGTTTGGATAAATCTCACGTGACGGAACAACCTAGCCTACTTCTGGTGGCGCGGCCGGCTTTCCTCCAAGCCTCCGGCGGCGGGGGGTTTCGATATGACGTCAACGATGCTGCAACCCCCAATTTAAG GAACTTGTCTCTATCCGCTGAAACTAATGGATATAATACTGGAAATGCATCCAACGGCATCTCTACCGGAG GTCATACTCCAACCGTGGCGATGGCCAGACGAGCAACCTTAGCCAGATTCTTGGAGAAGCGATTGCACAG AATGAATCAAGCAAGGACATCTCATATGATGGGGAAATCACTGGGTGCAACCAACACTGAAGCTTGTGAGACAACGATTACcagaaacaacaacaacaagacCAATGACCCGAgacgaagatga